One genomic region from Agelaius phoeniceus isolate bAgePho1 chromosome 25, bAgePho1.hap1, whole genome shotgun sequence encodes:
- the RAB7B gene encoding ras-related protein Rab-7b yields MDASKKVDLKIIIIGALGVGKTSLLHQYVHKKFYEDYRTTLGASILTKVLPVDSTPLKLQIWDTGGQERFRSMVSTFYKGSDGCMLAFDVTDRESFEALDNWRDDFLEKVIPREQDFPMVVLGNKIDLSDRQVSKEMASAWCKEKDIPYFEVSAKNNINVAEAFETLAKQALSTYKGIFESYLTDSIKLTPNDKPKQSCC; encoded by the exons ATGGATGCCAGCAAGAAGGTGGATCTGAAGATCATCATCATCGGAGCTCTGGG TGTGGGCAAGACCTCCCTGCTGCACCAGTACGTGCACAAGAAGTTCTACGAGGATTATCGCACCACGCTGGGCGCCAGCATCCTCACCAAGGTCCTGCCCGTGGACAGCACCCCCCTGAAGCTGCAG ATctgggacacagggggacaggagcgGTTCCGGTCCATGGTGTCGACCTTCTACAAAGGCTCAGACGGCTGCATGCTGGCCTTTGACGTGACAGACAGGGAGTCCTTTGAGGCCCTGGACAACTGGAGAGATGATTTCCTGGAGAAGGTCATTCCCAGGGAGCAGGATTTCCccatggtggtgctggggaACAAGATAGACCTCAGTGACCGGCAG GTGTCCAAGGAGATGGCCTCAGCCTGGTGCAAGGAGAAGGACATCCCCTATTTCGAGGTCAGTGCCAAGAACAACATCAACGTGGCCGAGGCTTTCGAGACCCTGGCGAAGCAGGCGCTGAGCACG TATAAAGGGATTTTTGAGAGTTATTTGACCGACTCCATCAAGCTCACTCCCAACGACaagcccaagcagagctgctgctga